Proteins from one Clostridium cellulovorans 743B genomic window:
- a CDS encoding lantibiotic dehydratase C-terminal domain-containing protein, producing the protein MIWHTIYIYCHETVKQEELMVKLKRILDKSKEKWFFIKYWHGGPHVRLRFQEQDEQFRVELEEEIKNFFKNNKVNNVDRDVFYSFNNFDGEDVDPDTLPWYESGDYFYTEYIPEIRRYGEGNILEMNESIFHASSLLALKVFEKALSYNSRIVLAAYIIKRILSETISLDMDFLDQYQAYWKSMAGKLKKENTQALQKIMHMVMEEQLPFSFLEENIDMLIDNMIILKQELAMDEFKYVLSSQIHMMNNRISVTPELEYVISKNMREYIYEKMEACR; encoded by the coding sequence ATGATATGGCATACCATTTATATTTACTGTCATGAAACAGTAAAGCAGGAAGAGCTAATGGTAAAGCTTAAAAGAATTTTAGATAAATCTAAGGAAAAGTGGTTTTTTATTAAGTATTGGCATGGAGGTCCACATGTAAGACTTCGATTCCAAGAACAAGATGAGCAATTCAGAGTAGAACTAGAAGAAGAAATTAAAAACTTTTTTAAAAATAACAAAGTAAATAATGTAGATAGAGATGTTTTCTATAGCTTTAATAATTTTGATGGTGAGGATGTTGATCCTGATACTCTTCCATGGTATGAGTCAGGGGACTATTTTTATACAGAATATATACCAGAGATTCGTAGATATGGAGAAGGAAATATTCTTGAAATGAACGAAAGCATATTTCATGCATCTTCTCTTTTAGCTTTAAAGGTTTTTGAAAAAGCGCTATCTTATAATTCCAGAATAGTATTAGCAGCTTATATTATTAAGAGAATATTATCTGAAACAATATCATTAGATATGGATTTCCTTGATCAATACCAAGCTTATTGGAAGTCCATGGCAGGAAAACTTAAGAAAGAGAATACCCAAGCATTGCAGAAAATAATGCATATGGTTATGGAAGAACAGCTTCCCTTTTCTTTCTTAGAAGAGAATATAGATATGCTAATAGATAACATGATAATTCTAAAACAAGAGTTGGCAATGGATGAATTTAAATATGTTCTTTCTTCCCAAATACATATGATGAACAACAGAATTTCTGTAACACCAGAGTTGGAATATGTTATTTCTAAAAATATGAGGGAGTACATTTATGAAAAAATGGAAGCTTGTAGATAG
- a CDS encoding YcaO-like family protein: MSRKEKMLEYTDRVFFLEKEVDEKQVAKNLQRRIFVNKNITLIPKEEEPIEPLDKVTDVIKYDFSEIMKNNVTEKSFYEIHFRDFQVQGFTLDIASKNVYVRNNLDTSFEDEVYDKKTLRVRNKVDLSGLKKDQFDERYGVITNIYKYLGTHDIALVGSEFVHNKSVNFSYGREKEFDAAETSALLELLERRAMYEVEGEKIHTSLEEDDANILVNPEPFLYYDPVDAIVAPFDRKRKYTWLKVLDYKKKTFKYLPLQFFDMDCGDEPTFVLESSNGVALGGSLQESRLFALLELVERDAFLNFWYKKVKVYEIDRSSIPEASRKEIEIFEREGRTVYLLDITFDIEIPTVLCIVISEIDSVSTYISTASHINPEIAIKNAIYECLVGHRVYSSNETMSKKTYNNDYDVVDMTDHVSHAAKKSYIENYRFLMDGLEKKSIKELYKEYYDGKYDSFNNASELLDYLLYEKMKDQEEIYFADLTTELSYKNGFYISKIVSPKMLAMTFGHRNRRINKERIEWALSHSKYKDKSCLERGSINERVHPFP; encoded by the coding sequence ATGAGTAGAAAAGAAAAGATGTTAGAGTATACAGATCGAGTATTTTTTCTAGAAAAAGAAGTAGATGAAAAACAAGTTGCAAAGAATTTGCAAAGAAGAATTTTTGTAAACAAAAACATTACTCTCATCCCTAAGGAAGAGGAGCCTATAGAACCACTTGATAAGGTAACAGATGTTATTAAGTATGATTTTAGTGAAATTATGAAAAATAACGTTACAGAAAAGTCTTTTTATGAGATTCATTTTAGAGACTTTCAAGTTCAAGGTTTTACTTTAGATATTGCTTCAAAAAATGTATATGTCAGAAATAATTTAGATACATCTTTTGAAGATGAGGTTTATGATAAGAAAACTTTAAGGGTAAGGAATAAGGTAGATCTTTCGGGACTGAAGAAAGATCAATTTGATGAACGTTATGGGGTTATAACAAATATATATAAATATTTAGGAACTCATGATATAGCACTTGTAGGAAGTGAGTTTGTACATAACAAATCAGTTAACTTCTCCTATGGTAGAGAAAAGGAATTTGATGCAGCAGAGACCAGTGCTTTACTAGAACTTTTAGAAAGAAGAGCTATGTATGAAGTTGAGGGGGAGAAAATTCATACAAGCCTTGAAGAAGATGATGCAAATATTTTAGTTAATCCAGAACCTTTTTTATATTACGATCCTGTAGACGCAATAGTTGCTCCTTTTGATAGAAAACGTAAGTATACTTGGCTTAAGGTACTAGATTATAAAAAGAAAACTTTTAAGTATCTTCCACTTCAATTTTTTGATATGGATTGCGGCGATGAGCCAACTTTTGTATTGGAATCTTCTAATGGAGTAGCTCTTGGTGGGTCATTACAAGAATCAAGACTTTTTGCTTTATTAGAACTAGTTGAAAGAGATGCTTTTTTAAATTTTTGGTATAAGAAAGTAAAGGTTTATGAAATTGATCGCAGTTCTATTCCTGAGGCGTCAAGAAAAGAAATAGAAATCTTTGAGAGGGAAGGAAGAACGGTATATCTTCTGGATATTACTTTTGATATAGAAATTCCAACAGTATTATGTATTGTAATATCTGAAATTGATTCAGTGAGCACTTATATTAGTACTGCATCACATATTAATCCAGAGATTGCGATTAAGAATGCTATTTATGAATGTTTAGTTGGTCATAGAGTTTACAGTAGTAACGAGACCATGAGTAAGAAGACATATAATAATGATTATGATGTGGTGGATATGACTGATCATGTGAGTCATGCCGCTAAGAAGAGTTACATAGAAAATTATCGTTTCCTAATGGATGGATTAGAAAAGAAATCTATAAAAGAACTTTATAAAGAATATTATGATGGAAAATATGATAGTTTTAATAATGCTTCAGAACTATTAGATTATTTACTTTATGAAAAGATGAAAGACCAGGAAGAAATTTATTTTGCAGATCTTACTACAGAATTATCTTATAAAAATGGTTTTTATATATCCAAAATAGTTTCTCCTAAGATGTTAGCGATGACTTTTGGACATAGAAATAGGAGAATCAATAAAGAAAGAATTGAATGGGCATTGTCTCATTCAAAATATAAAGATAAAAGTTGTTTAGAAAGAGGGAGTATTAATGAGCGAGTACACCCGTTCCCTTAA